In one Chryseobacterium camelliae genomic region, the following are encoded:
- the purN gene encoding phosphoribosylglycinamide formyltransferase, translating to MKNLVILVSGSGTNLQRIIDTIDNGEIQNAQVSLVIADRECYGLERAKNHNIEHILIPRGKNFSSELSKIIPENTDLIILAGFLSILKPEFCENWNRKIINIHPALLPKFGGKGMWGMNVHNAVIEAKEKESGATVHFVTSGIDEGEAILQKSFEVTENDTPETVAEKVHTIEYEIFPKAINKVLNNVPI from the coding sequence ATGAAAAACTTAGTTATACTCGTTTCAGGTTCGGGAACAAACCTTCAAAGAATTATCGATACTATTGATAACGGTGAAATCCAGAATGCACAAGTATCTTTGGTAATTGCCGACAGAGAATGTTACGGACTTGAAAGAGCAAAAAATCATAATATAGAACACATTCTGATTCCGAGAGGAAAAAATTTCAGCAGCGAATTGAGTAAAATCATCCCTGAAAATACAGATTTAATCATATTGGCAGGATTTTTATCCATTCTAAAACCTGAGTTTTGTGAAAACTGGAACAGAAAAATTATCAATATTCACCCGGCGTTGCTTCCTAAATTCGGAGGCAAAGGAATGTGGGGAATGAATGTTCACAATGCTGTTATTGAAGCTAAGGAAAAAGAAAGCGGGGCAACCGTACATTTTGTGACTTCAGGAATTGATGAAGGAGAAGCTATTCTTCAAAAATCATTCGAAGTAACAGAAAATGATACTCCCGAAACGGTGGCGGAAAAAGTTCATACCATAGAATATGAAATTTTCCCAAAAGCAATCAATAAAGTACTTAATAATGTACCAATCTAG
- the purH gene encoding bifunctional phosphoribosylaminoimidazolecarboxamide formyltransferase/IMP cyclohydrolase — MSKKRVLISVSDKSGLIEFAQFLEAQNYELISTGGTFKHLKDAGLNPIQIDEVTNFPEMLDGRVKTLHPKVHGGLLAVRSNEEHMKTVQEHGIGLIDMVIVNLYPFFENVNKNISLHEKVEFIDIGGPSMLRSAAKNFDSVTVITDVEDYTAVKIEMEQNGDTYIETRKRLAGKVFNLTSAYDAAISRMLLDEEYPTYLSASYKKVADLRYGENPHQTAAYYTSTFENGAMKDFEQLGGKELSFNNLRDMDLCWKVVTEFKEEMACCAVKHSTPCGVAIGTSALETYQKTFECDPVSIFGGIVAMNYKIDAATAEELNKTFLEIVMAPEFDEEALEILRKKKNLRIIKIVNPVSDKQTWVKVDGGILVQDNDSIFSDDIKVVTETQPTEEQKKALLFSQRVVKYVKSNAIVVSNGIQAFGIGGGQVNRIWATQQAIERAKEKFSGDLVLASDAFFPFRDVVDFCAQEGITAIIQPGGSVKDQDSIEAANEHKIPMMFTGVRHFFH, encoded by the coding sequence ATGAGCAAAAAGAGAGTTTTAATCAGTGTTTCTGACAAGAGCGGATTGATCGAATTCGCACAGTTTTTAGAAGCCCAAAATTATGAGTTGATCTCTACAGGAGGAACATTCAAACATTTGAAAGACGCTGGTTTAAATCCAATTCAGATTGATGAGGTTACCAATTTTCCTGAGATGTTGGACGGAAGAGTGAAAACATTACACCCGAAAGTTCACGGTGGATTGTTGGCGGTTCGTTCAAACGAAGAACACATGAAAACTGTTCAGGAACACGGAATTGGTCTGATTGACATGGTGATTGTGAATCTTTATCCTTTCTTCGAAAATGTAAACAAAAACATTTCTCTTCACGAAAAGGTAGAATTTATCGACATCGGAGGTCCTTCAATGCTTCGTTCTGCAGCTAAAAACTTTGATTCTGTAACGGTAATTACTGATGTTGAAGATTATACAGCAGTAAAAATCGAAATGGAGCAAAACGGAGATACGTACATCGAAACTCGTAAAAGATTGGCAGGAAAAGTATTCAACCTTACTTCTGCTTATGATGCGGCAATCTCAAGAATGCTTTTAGATGAAGAATATCCGACGTATTTAAGTGCTTCTTACAAAAAAGTAGCTGACTTAAGATACGGTGAAAACCCTCATCAAACGGCAGCTTATTATACTTCTACTTTCGAAAACGGTGCCATGAAAGATTTCGAACAATTGGGAGGTAAAGAATTGTCTTTCAATAATCTTCGTGATATGGACCTTTGCTGGAAAGTGGTTACAGAATTTAAAGAAGAAATGGCTTGTTGTGCGGTAAAGCACTCTACACCTTGTGGAGTTGCGATCGGAACTTCAGCATTGGAAACGTATCAGAAAACTTTCGAATGTGACCCAGTTTCAATCTTTGGTGGAATTGTGGCAATGAACTACAAGATCGACGCAGCAACTGCTGAAGAATTAAACAAAACATTCCTTGAAATCGTAATGGCTCCTGAATTTGATGAAGAAGCTCTTGAAATTTTAAGAAAAAAGAAGAATCTAAGAATTATAAAAATCGTAAACCCTGTTTCAGATAAGCAAACTTGGGTGAAGGTTGACGGTGGAATATTAGTTCAGGATAACGACAGCATCTTCTCGGATGATATTAAAGTGGTTACTGAAACTCAGCCTACGGAAGAGCAGAAAAAAGCATTATTATTCTCTCAGAGAGTCGTAAAATATGTTAAATCAAATGCTATCGTAGTTTCTAACGGAATTCAGGCTTTCGGGATCGGAGGTGGACAGGTGAACAGAATCTGGGCAACTCAGCAGGCGATTGAAAGAGCTAAAGAAAAATTCTCAGGAGACTTGGTATTGGCTTCTGACGCATTTTTCCCTTTCCGTGACGTAGTAGATTTCTGCGCTCAGGAAGGAATTACGGCAATTATTCAGCCGGGAGGAAGTGTAAAAGATCAGGACAGCATCGAAGCGGCAAATGAGCACAAAATTCCGATGATGTTTACTGGTGTTAGACATTTTTTCCACTAA
- the purD gene encoding phosphoribosylamine--glycine ligase has translation MRILIIGEGGRESALAAKLQKDSRVTKMFFANGNATTDAIGKNVHLSEIKELRDFAIKEKVDLTIVGPEAPLVAGLKDEFKKHDLKVFGPTQKVASLEGSKAFSKKFMQTYDIKTAKAVVFDAYNDAKEYIQTQPYPLVVKASGLAGGKGVVICETLEEAEATIHDFMIRRVFGDAGIRIVIEEYLQGFEASIIAFSNGEKLFPCIAAKDYKRAGKGDTGPNTGGMGTVAPSPEFTQEHYADFEKNILEPTIKGLKGEGFGFKGIIFFGLMVTKNGAYLLEYNMRFGDPETQVLMALMENNLLDVINDCMDGKDIELKFKDEKAVCLVMCSGGYPRNFETGFEIVGEDKVKHSQLLYAGAIKKGDAVVSNGGRVLNIVATGATYEDARKKVYEDASHVHFDYGFYREDIGKF, from the coding sequence ATGAGAATATTAATCATAGGTGAAGGTGGAAGAGAATCTGCTTTGGCAGCAAAACTTCAGAAAGACTCTAGAGTTACTAAAATGTTTTTTGCCAACGGAAACGCTACTACCGATGCAATAGGGAAAAATGTTCATTTATCAGAGATTAAAGAACTTAGAGATTTTGCGATCAAAGAAAAGGTAGATTTAACGATTGTAGGTCCTGAAGCACCTCTTGTTGCAGGTCTGAAGGATGAATTTAAGAAACATGATCTTAAAGTTTTCGGTCCTACTCAGAAAGTAGCAAGCTTGGAAGGAAGTAAAGCTTTCTCTAAGAAATTTATGCAGACCTATGATATCAAAACAGCAAAAGCTGTCGTATTTGATGCTTATAACGATGCTAAAGAATATATCCAGACTCAGCCATATCCATTAGTTGTTAAAGCAAGTGGTCTTGCAGGAGGTAAAGGAGTGGTAATCTGCGAAACATTGGAAGAAGCTGAAGCTACGATTCATGATTTTATGATCAGAAGAGTATTTGGAGATGCAGGTATCCGTATCGTTATCGAAGAATATTTACAAGGTTTTGAAGCTTCAATCATCGCTTTCTCAAACGGTGAAAAACTATTCCCTTGTATCGCTGCTAAAGATTATAAAAGAGCTGGAAAAGGAGATACAGGTCCAAACACAGGTGGTATGGGAACGGTAGCGCCAAGTCCGGAATTTACTCAAGAGCATTACGCTGATTTTGAGAAAAATATTCTTGAACCAACAATTAAAGGTCTTAAAGGAGAAGGTTTCGGTTTTAAAGGAATTATTTTCTTCGGATTAATGGTAACTAAAAACGGGGCTTACCTACTTGAATATAACATGAGATTCGGAGATCCTGAAACTCAGGTATTGATGGCTCTTATGGAAAACAATCTTCTGGATGTAATCAATGATTGTATGGACGGAAAAGACATTGAGCTTAAATTTAAAGACGAAAAAGCAGTTTGTCTTGTAATGTGTTCAGGAGGTTACCCGAGAAACTTTGAAACAGGATTTGAAATTGTAGGAGAAGACAAAGTGAAGCACAGCCAGCTTTTATATGCAGGAGCAATTAAAAAAGGAGATGCGGTTGTTTCTAACGGAGGTAGAGTTCTGAATATCGTAGCTACCGGTGCAACTTACGAAGATGCCCGCAAAAAAGTTTACGAAGATGCAAGTCATGTACACTTCGATTACGGCTTCTACAGAGAAGATATCGGAAAGTTCTAA
- the guaA gene encoding glutamine-hydrolyzing GMP synthase, translating into MIIMNNGIIILDFGSQYNQLIGRRIREMGVYSEILPFNTPLETLLEKQPKGIILSGGPSSVNAENAHLVEKELYEQGIPVLGICYGMQLTAHLLGGKVHKGVKGEYGKAHLEIVKESSLLKGVSNNSVVWMSHFDEVGQLPAGFELNATSGVIASMSNEDKKIYCVQFHPEVSHTEEGGKMLENFVFGICNAEKNWKLTNYIEKTVEEIREKVGDQKVILGLSGGVDSSVAAVLIHKAIGDQLTCIFVDTGLLRKDEGKKVMDNYGEHFHMNIKMVDASERFLSKLAGVDDPEAKRKIIGNEFIHVFDEESHKIEGAKFLAQGTIYPDVIESQSVNGPSAVIKSHHNVGGLPEDMEFELLEPLRELFKDEVRKVGEELGIPHHLVHRHPFPGPGLGIRVLGAVDAEKVRILQEADDIFIEELYKNDLYEKVSQAFVVLLPVKSVGVMGDERTYEYTAVVRSANTIDFMTATWSRLPYEFLDTVSSRIINEVRGINRVAYDISSKPPATIEWE; encoded by the coding sequence ATTATAATAATGAATAACGGTATTATCATATTAGATTTCGGATCACAGTACAACCAGCTTATCGGAAGAAGAATCCGTGAGATGGGTGTATATTCTGAAATTTTACCTTTCAATACACCATTAGAAACGCTTTTAGAAAAGCAACCAAAAGGGATTATCCTCTCAGGAGGACCAAGTTCTGTAAACGCAGAAAATGCTCATTTGGTTGAAAAAGAATTATATGAACAAGGAATTCCTGTGTTAGGAATTTGCTACGGAATGCAGCTTACTGCACATCTTTTAGGAGGAAAAGTTCACAAAGGAGTAAAAGGTGAATACGGAAAAGCCCATTTGGAAATTGTAAAAGAATCTTCTTTACTGAAAGGAGTTAGTAACAATTCCGTAGTTTGGATGAGTCACTTTGACGAAGTTGGACAATTACCTGCAGGTTTTGAATTAAATGCAACATCTGGAGTAATTGCTTCGATGTCAAATGAAGATAAAAAAATCTATTGTGTACAGTTCCACCCGGAAGTTTCTCACACCGAAGAAGGTGGGAAAATGTTAGAAAATTTCGTTTTCGGAATCTGTAATGCAGAGAAAAACTGGAAACTGACCAACTATATCGAAAAAACAGTTGAAGAAATCCGTGAAAAAGTAGGAGATCAAAAAGTGATCCTGGGACTTTCAGGAGGGGTAGATTCTTCTGTAGCAGCGGTTTTGATTCATAAAGCGATAGGGGATCAATTGACTTGTATCTTTGTTGATACAGGTTTGTTGAGAAAAGATGAAGGTAAAAAAGTAATGGATAACTATGGAGAGCACTTCCATATGAACATTAAAATGGTAGATGCATCGGAAAGATTCCTGTCAAAATTAGCTGGAGTTGACGATCCAGAAGCCAAAAGAAAAATCATTGGAAACGAATTTATCCACGTTTTTGATGAAGAATCTCATAAAATTGAAGGCGCTAAATTCTTAGCTCAGGGAACCATTTATCCTGATGTAATTGAAAGTCAGTCTGTAAACGGACCTTCTGCAGTGATCAAATCTCACCACAACGTTGGTGGGCTTCCTGAAGATATGGAATTTGAATTGCTTGAGCCTTTAAGAGAATTGTTCAAAGATGAAGTAAGAAAAGTAGGAGAAGAGTTGGGGATTCCTCATCATTTGGTACACAGGCATCCTTTCCCGGGTCCCGGATTAGGAATCAGAGTATTGGGAGCGGTAGATGCAGAGAAAGTAAGAATTCTTCAGGAAGCTGATGATATTTTCATCGAAGAATTATACAAAAACGATTTGTATGAAAAAGTTTCTCAGGCTTTCGTAGTACTTCTTCCTGTAAAATCTGTCGGAGTAATGGGCGATGAAAGAACATACGAATACACAGCCGTAGTTCGTTCTGCAAACACCATCGACTTTATGACGGCAACGTGGAGCAGACTTCCTTACGAGTTTTTAGATACGGTTTCAAGCAGAATCATCAATGAAGTAAGAGGAATCAACAGAGTAGCTTACGATATTTCAAGCAAACCGCCTGCAACCATCGAGTGGGAATAA
- the pheA gene encoding prephenate dehydratase: MKIAFLGPQASFTQLAASQIFPEEELMPQSSILDCFNAVMNNEVDKAVVPLENSIEGTVSMTLDYLYNFDVFIETELVMPIAHHLMVHPENSVVQKIISHPQALAQTYHFRHENYPGILSQDFNSTAASAKLVSENPNEKWAAVANRSAAKLYGLKIIHENIQDFEQNHTKFVVISKNKENLDLQLQKSSEKTSLIITLPEDHAGGLHQVLSVFAWRKMNLSKIESRTLKTGLGNYFFFINVASEWHPVLSQNAIDELIALKANVKFLGHYNEYIFAE, translated from the coding sequence ATGAAGATAGCATTTCTTGGTCCGCAGGCAAGTTTTACACAGTTGGCGGCTTCACAGATATTTCCGGAAGAAGAATTAATGCCGCAGTCCAGTATTTTGGATTGTTTTAATGCCGTAATGAATAATGAGGTTGATAAAGCCGTTGTACCCCTCGAAAACTCGATAGAAGGAACGGTTTCAATGACGTTGGATTACCTGTACAATTTCGATGTTTTTATAGAAACGGAATTGGTAATGCCTATTGCTCATCATTTGATGGTACATCCTGAAAATTCGGTGGTGCAGAAGATCATTTCTCATCCACAAGCATTAGCTCAAACCTATCATTTTAGACACGAAAATTATCCCGGGATTCTATCACAGGATTTTAATTCTACTGCCGCTTCTGCAAAATTGGTGTCTGAAAATCCAAATGAGAAGTGGGCAGCTGTAGCCAATCGTTCTGCTGCTAAATTGTATGGATTAAAGATTATTCATGAAAATATTCAGGATTTTGAGCAAAACCATACCAAGTTTGTGGTTATTTCTAAAAATAAAGAGAATCTAGATCTTCAATTACAGAAGAGTTCAGAAAAAACGTCTCTTATCATTACGCTTCCTGAAGATCACGCAGGAGGGCTGCATCAGGTGCTTTCCGTGTTTGCATGGCGAAAAATGAATCTTTCAAAAATTGAAAGCCGTACCCTGAAAACAGGATTGGGAAACTATTTTTTTTTCATTAATGTGGCCAGTGAATGGCATCCTGTATTATCCCAAAATGCAATTGATGAATTAATTGCTCTTAAAGCCAATGTAAAGTTTTTAGGGCATTATAATGAATATATTTTTGCGGAATAA
- a CDS encoding IS1595 family transposase, with protein sequence MITYSEKSIIKNTEFNSLIKMIEVLDTEQKCREYLEEVRWNGEPVCPHCGSARENHYKLKQAGRFNGLYKCKDCRERFTVRTGTMFEDSNIKFKKWFLAIYIFSSHKKGISSHQLAKDIAVTQKTAWFMLSRIRNSFQDGMTGKFDGVTQVDETFVGGKNQKKSKKNRTEKTQGRSTKTKTVVFGLLSNGIVTTEIVPNTKGKTLISIIKDFVKEGSIVVSDGWRGYSKVHKDYEHKSIPHNKGLYVKDNYHTNSIEGFWSLLKRGILGIYHSVSPKHLQKYCDEFAFRYNTKNHTEGDRFNLALLTATERLKYEDLIA encoded by the coding sequence ATGATAACTTATTCCGAGAAATCAATAATCAAAAACACTGAATTCAATTCTCTAATAAAAATGATCGAGGTTCTAGATACCGAACAAAAATGTAGAGAATATCTTGAAGAAGTACGTTGGAATGGAGAACCAGTTTGCCCACATTGCGGAAGTGCTAGAGAAAATCATTACAAACTAAAACAAGCAGGACGTTTCAATGGACTTTATAAATGTAAAGATTGCAGAGAAAGGTTTACAGTTAGAACAGGAACTATGTTTGAGGATTCAAATATTAAATTCAAAAAATGGTTTCTTGCAATCTACATATTTTCATCCCACAAAAAAGGCATTAGTAGCCACCAATTAGCAAAAGATATTGCTGTAACACAAAAAACTGCTTGGTTCATGCTTTCAAGAATCAGAAATTCTTTTCAAGATGGTATGACTGGTAAATTTGATGGAGTTACACAAGTAGATGAAACTTTTGTAGGTGGTAAAAATCAAAAGAAATCAAAGAAAAATAGAACAGAGAAAACACAAGGAAGAAGTACGAAAACAAAAACAGTTGTATTTGGTCTTTTAAGCAATGGTATTGTAACTACAGAAATTGTTCCTAATACAAAAGGAAAAACCCTTATCAGCATTATTAAAGATTTTGTAAAAGAAGGTTCTATTGTAGTTAGTGATGGATGGAGAGGTTATTCAAAAGTACACAAAGACTACGAGCATAAAAGCATACCACATAACAAAGGTTTGTATGTGAAAGACAACTATCATACGAATAGTATTGAAGGCTTTTGGAGTTTACTTAAAAGAGGTATTTTAGGTATCTATCACTCAGTTAGCCCTAAACATCTACAAAAATACTGTGACGAGTTTGCTTTTAGATATAACACTAAAAATCATACAGAAGGAGATAGGTTTAATCTTGCTTTACTTACAGCTACTGAACGATTGAAGTATGAGGATTTGATAGCTTAA